Proteins from one Bacteroides zhangwenhongii genomic window:
- a CDS encoding lamin tail domain-containing protein, protein MRIYKVFALLGLFISIFYNCSLPADDEKDSEGEDTATSGLSWEGETDKFTINSKEGVHLNDPAENSGTAYVTIPSTSVKNTRWEFGVHLTFNPSANNYARFYLTSSSNTLSGSLNGYFIQIGGAKDNVTLYRQNGDQPKLLASGREVMKGNNSPQLYIKVECDNNGYWTFWTRLESEDGYTLEKQVKDTGIQGSVCSGIYCVYTKTRCKGFTFHHVRLSNGVETTTDPDNTPDEPDSEEPDITELPEDVRGMLLFNEIMYDNATDGAEYIELYNPTEQTIVLPQLFLYKMHEDGKVYSTTTLQNESSSQPLIIASKGYLCFSKYPGKIIQKHNVDRENLIEISKFPALDNEGGYLALSSTPKTGKGHTFDTCRFWDGMHDTDKSKTIGISLEKKSPELPSLNKNWRSSKHTTGGTPGIKNM, encoded by the coding sequence ATGAGAATTTACAAAGTGTTTGCACTTTTAGGTCTGTTCATTTCCATATTCTATAATTGTTCACTTCCTGCCGATGATGAAAAAGATTCAGAAGGAGAAGATACGGCAACTTCCGGACTTTCTTGGGAAGGAGAAACAGATAAATTCACTATCAATTCTAAAGAAGGAGTCCATCTGAATGATCCGGCAGAAAATAGTGGAACAGCCTATGTCACCATACCGTCCACGTCAGTAAAGAATACCCGCTGGGAGTTTGGAGTTCACCTTACATTCAACCCATCCGCCAATAACTATGCACGTTTTTATCTGACCTCTTCTTCCAACACTCTCTCCGGTAGCCTAAACGGGTATTTTATACAAATAGGAGGAGCAAAAGACAATGTGACACTTTATCGTCAGAATGGAGACCAGCCCAAGCTGCTGGCTTCGGGTCGGGAAGTGATGAAGGGTAATAACTCCCCCCAATTATACATAAAAGTAGAATGCGATAATAATGGGTATTGGACTTTTTGGACACGATTGGAATCCGAAGACGGATATACATTGGAAAAGCAAGTGAAAGATACCGGCATACAAGGTTCCGTTTGTTCGGGAATTTATTGTGTTTACACCAAAACCCGCTGTAAAGGCTTCACATTCCATCATGTACGATTATCCAACGGTGTAGAGACAACGACCGACCCCGACAATACTCCCGACGAACCGGATTCCGAAGAGCCGGATATTACCGAACTACCGGAAGATGTCAGAGGTATGCTCCTCTTTAATGAGATAATGTATGATAATGCCACAGACGGTGCCGAATACATAGAGCTCTATAATCCGACTGAACAGACTATTGTGTTGCCACAGCTTTTTTTATATAAGATGCATGAAGACGGCAAAGTGTACAGTACCACTACGTTACAAAATGAATCTTCCTCCCAACCCCTGATCATTGCATCCAAAGGATATCTTTGCTTTTCTAAATATCCCGGCAAGATTATTCAAAAACACAATGTCGATAGAGAGAACCTAATAGAAATATCCAAATTCCCGGCACTTGATAATGAAGGAGGCTATCTCGCACTGTCCAGCACCCCCAAAACTGGGAAAGGACATACATTTGACACTTGTCGTTTCTGGGACGGAATGCACGATACCGACAAATCCAAAACTATCGGCATTTCACTCGAAAAGAAATCCCCGGAACTGCCTTCACTCAACAAGAATTGGCGTTCCTCTAAACATACGACCGGCGGAACTCCTGGAATAAAAAATATGTAA
- a CDS encoding VanZ family protein, whose amino-acid sequence MLSYIKKYPISLFIILTVIYLSFFKPPKTDLNEIPNLDKLVHICMYFGMSGMLWVEFLRAHRRDNTPMWHAWLGAFLCPILFSGAVELMQEYCTTYRGGDWLDFAANSTGAILASLVAYYGLRPRMKNRK is encoded by the coding sequence ATGCTATCTTATATTAAGAAATATCCGATCTCGCTTTTTATTATCCTGACAGTGATTTACCTGTCATTCTTTAAACCGCCTAAGACAGATTTGAATGAAATACCTAACTTGGACAAATTAGTGCATATTTGTATGTATTTCGGTATGTCGGGGATGTTATGGGTGGAGTTCTTGCGTGCACATCGCAGAGATAATACTCCGATGTGGCACGCATGGTTAGGTGCATTTCTCTGTCCCATCCTCTTTAGTGGCGCGGTGGAGCTGATGCAAGAATATTGTACCACCTATCGTGGAGGAGACTGGCTGGACTTTGCAGCCAACAGTACAGGGGCTATTCTGGCCAGCCTGGTAGCCTATTATGGGTTAAGGCCGAGAATGAAAAATAGGAAATGA
- a CDS encoding ComEA family DNA-binding protein, producing MWKDFFYFTKTERQGIIVLVVLILGVLLLPNLFPLFNRPKEVDTLKQEKFQKEYNEFIASLEEVESHKKSKNPTSRPSVRKEITPFAFDPNTADSMTFLSLGLPAWMAKNILNYRRKQGIFRHPEDFRKIYGLEEEQYQTLLPYIRIAEKIRPKDTVRLLTIQNVRKDTVFKYQSGTVISLNQADTTELKKIPGVGSSIARMIVNYRKRLGAFYRIEQLQEIHLKVEKLRPWFSINPDEIHRINLNKASVERMMHHPYINYYQARVIVEYRKKKGRLKSLKQLSLYEEFTSADLERIEPYICYD from the coding sequence ATGTGGAAAGACTTTTTTTATTTCACTAAAACCGAACGACAAGGCATTATCGTCCTTGTCGTTCTTATTTTAGGGGTACTCTTACTCCCCAACCTCTTCCCTCTTTTCAATCGTCCGAAAGAGGTAGACACCTTGAAACAAGAGAAATTTCAGAAAGAATATAATGAGTTCATCGCTTCTCTCGAAGAAGTGGAGTCTCACAAAAAGTCGAAAAATCCGACTTCCCGGCCATCCGTAAGGAAAGAAATCACTCCTTTCGCATTCGATCCGAACACTGCTGATTCCATGACTTTCCTCTCTCTCGGTCTACCGGCATGGATGGCAAAGAATATTCTGAACTATCGAAGAAAACAGGGGATATTCCGACATCCGGAGGATTTCCGGAAAATATATGGGCTGGAGGAAGAACAATATCAGACTCTTCTTCCCTACATCCGGATTGCAGAGAAGATCCGCCCAAAAGATACAGTACGATTGCTCACCATACAAAACGTACGAAAAGACACGGTATTCAAGTATCAGTCTGGTACTGTTATCAGCCTCAACCAAGCAGACACAACCGAACTTAAAAAGATTCCGGGAGTCGGGAGTAGTATCGCCCGGATGATTGTAAATTACCGTAAGAGGCTGGGAGCTTTTTATAGAATAGAGCAATTGCAAGAGATTCATCTAAAGGTAGAAAAGCTTCGTCCATGGTTCTCAATCAATCCCGATGAGATACACCGTATCAATTTGAACAAGGCAAGCGTAGAACGAATGATGCATCATCCGTATATCAATTATTATCAGGCAAGAGTGATTGTAGAGTACCGGAAAAAGAAAGGAAGATTAAAGAGCTTGAAACAGTTATCACTCTATGAAGAATTCACTTCTGCCGACCTTGAACGGATAGAGCCCTATATCTGTTATGATTAA
- a CDS encoding tRNA threonylcarbamoyladenosine dehydratase has product MVQEKLMEKDDWQQRTELLLGEEKMNRIRNSHVLVVGLGGVGAYAAEMICRAGVGRMTIVDADTVQPTNLNRQLPALHSTLGMSKAEVLATRYKDINPDIDLTVLPVYLKDENIPELLDVGKYDFIVDAIDTISPKCFLIYEAMKRRIRIVSSMGAGAKSDITQVRFADLWDTYHCGLSKAVRKRLQKMGMKRKLPVVFSTEQADAKAVLLTDDEQNKKSTCGTVSYMPAVFGCYLAEYVIKRL; this is encoded by the coding sequence ATGGTTCAAGAAAAGCTGATGGAAAAAGACGACTGGCAACAAAGAACGGAACTTCTTTTGGGAGAAGAGAAGATGAATCGTATCCGGAACTCTCACGTATTGGTCGTGGGGCTGGGGGGAGTGGGAGCTTATGCGGCAGAAATGATTTGTCGTGCAGGGGTCGGACGAATGACGATTGTAGATGCCGATACAGTGCAGCCGACTAACCTGAACCGTCAGTTACCTGCATTGCATTCCACTTTGGGGATGTCGAAGGCGGAAGTGCTGGCTACCCGGTATAAAGATATAAACCCCGATATCGACCTGACCGTTTTACCTGTTTATCTGAAAGATGAAAATATACCGGAGCTATTGGATGTCGGCAAATATGATTTCATAGTGGACGCTATCGATACCATCAGTCCGAAGTGTTTCTTGATTTATGAGGCGATGAAACGGCGGATCAGGATTGTTTCCAGTATGGGAGCAGGGGCAAAAAGTGACATTACGCAGGTACGGTTTGCCGATCTTTGGGATACTTATCATTGCGGATTGAGCAAAGCGGTGCGGAAACGGTTACAGAAAATGGGGATGAAACGTAAACTCCCGGTTGTGTTCAGTACCGAACAGGCTGATGCAAAGGCGGTGTTGCTCACAGATGACGAACAGAACAAGAAATCGACTTGCGGAACGGTCAGTTATATGCCTGCTGTGTTTGGATGTTATCTGGCGGAATATGTCATTAAAAGATTATAA
- a CDS encoding sodium-dependent transporter — protein sequence MTKNDRANFGSKLGVILASAGSAVGLGNIWRFPYETGNHGGAAFILIYLGCVLLLGLPIMIAEFLIGRRSRANTAGAYQKLAPDTHWRWVGRMGVLAGFLILSYYSVVAGWTLEYIFEAASNGFAGKTPEEFITSFQQFSSNPWRPVVWLVSFLLITHFIIVKGVEKGIEKSSKIMMPTLFIIILILVGCSVSLPGAGAGIEFLLKPDFSKVDGNVFLSAMGQAFFSLSLGMGCLCTYASYFSKETNLTKTAFSVGIIDTFVAILAGFIIFPAAFSVGIQPGSGPSLIFITLPNVFQQAFSGVPILAYIFSVMFYALLAMAALTSTISLHEVVTAYLHEEFKFSRGKAAKLVTGGCIFFGVFCSLSLGVTKEFTVFGLGMFDLFDFVTAKLMLPLGGLCISLFTGWYLDKKVVWSEITNNGTLKIPVYRLIVFILKYIAPIAITLIFINELGFIKL from the coding sequence ATGACAAAAAATGATAGAGCGAACTTCGGTAGTAAATTAGGCGTTATACTTGCCTCTGCAGGCTCGGCAGTAGGGCTGGGGAATATATGGAGATTCCCTTACGAGACAGGAAATCATGGGGGAGCCGCCTTTATATTGATCTACTTAGGCTGTGTCTTGCTTTTGGGGCTTCCCATTATGATTGCCGAATTCCTGATAGGCCGTCGTTCAAGAGCCAACACAGCAGGAGCTTATCAGAAATTAGCACCCGATACACATTGGCGTTGGGTAGGCCGTATGGGTGTATTGGCAGGTTTTCTGATCCTCAGTTATTACTCGGTAGTAGCCGGATGGACACTTGAATATATATTTGAAGCTGCTTCAAATGGTTTTGCGGGGAAAACTCCCGAAGAGTTCATCACTTCTTTCCAACAGTTTTCCAGCAATCCCTGGCGACCGGTGGTCTGGCTGGTTTCCTTCTTGCTAATTACCCACTTCATCATTGTAAAAGGGGTGGAAAAAGGGATTGAAAAGTCTTCCAAGATAATGATGCCCACACTTTTCATCATTATTCTTATATTGGTAGGCTGCTCTGTTTCACTGCCGGGCGCCGGTGCCGGTATCGAGTTTCTTTTGAAACCGGACTTCAGCAAAGTGGACGGCAATGTATTTCTGAGTGCTATGGGACAAGCCTTCTTTTCCCTTAGTCTGGGAATGGGTTGCCTTTGTACATACGCTTCCTACTTCAGTAAAGAGACAAATCTGACTAAAACGGCTTTCAGCGTGGGTATTATCGATACCTTCGTAGCAATACTAGCCGGATTTATCATTTTCCCGGCCGCCTTTTCCGTCGGAATCCAACCGGGATCCGGTCCCAGCCTTATTTTCATTACACTACCGAACGTATTCCAACAAGCATTTAGCGGGGTACCTATATTGGCATATATATTCTCTGTAATGTTCTACGCATTGCTGGCAATGGCAGCATTGACTTCCACTATTTCCCTACACGAAGTGGTGACAGCCTATCTGCATGAAGAATTCAAATTCTCCCGTGGGAAAGCGGCAAAACTTGTGACCGGCGGATGCATATTCTTCGGAGTATTCTGTTCATTATCATTGGGAGTGACAAAAGAGTTCACTGTTTTTGGCTTGGGGATGTTCGACCTATTCGACTTTGTAACAGCCAAACTCATGCTTCCCCTCGGCGGACTGTGCATTTCTCTCTTTACCGGATGGTATCTCGACAAGAAAGTGGTATGGTCGGAAATTACCAACAACGGTACACTTAAAATTCCCGTATACCGACTGATTGTCTTTATATTAAAATATATCGCACCAATCGCTATTACATTAATATTCATCAATGAGCTAGGATTCATCAAACTATAA
- a CDS encoding ABC transporter ATP-binding protein, with protein sequence MIKLEGITKSFGSLQVLKGIDLEINKSEVVSIVGPSGAGKTTLLQIMGTLDEPDTGLVQIDGTVVSRMKEKELSAFRNKNIGFVFQFHQLLPEFTALENVMIPAFIAGVSSREANDRAMKILDFMGLADRASHKPNELSGGEKQRVAVARALINDPAVILADEPSGSLDTQNKEDLHRLFFDLRDRLGQTFVIVTHDEGLAKITDRTVHMVDGMIKKD encoded by the coding sequence ATGATAAAGTTAGAAGGAATAACGAAGAGCTTCGGTTCATTACAAGTACTGAAAGGCATTGATCTTGAAATCAATAAGAGTGAGGTTGTCAGCATTGTAGGTCCTAGTGGAGCGGGTAAGACAACGCTGCTGCAAATTATGGGTACTTTGGATGAACCGGATACCGGTCTGGTACAAATCGACGGAACTGTGGTCAGCCGGATGAAGGAGAAAGAGTTGTCTGCATTCCGTAACAAGAATATTGGTTTTGTCTTCCAGTTCCACCAACTTCTTCCGGAGTTTACGGCGTTAGAGAATGTGATGATTCCTGCATTCATTGCAGGCGTGTCCTCAAGGGAGGCAAACGATCGTGCCATGAAGATTCTGGATTTTATGGGGCTGGCAGACCGTGCCTCCCATAAACCGAATGAACTGTCGGGAGGAGAGAAACAGCGGGTGGCTGTGGCGAGAGCCTTAATCAACGATCCGGCTGTAATTCTGGCGGACGAGCCTTCCGGAAGTCTGGATACTCAAAATAAAGAAGATTTACACCGCCTGTTCTTTGATTTGCGAGATCGGCTGGGTCAGACTTTCGTGATCGTTACCCATGATGAGGGACTTGCTAAAATCACTGACCGAACGGTTCATATGGTGGATGGTATGATTAAAAAAGATTAA
- a CDS encoding cation:proton antiporter domain-containing protein, whose protein sequence is MNLFDLNLTLPISDPTWVFFLVLIIILFAPMILGRLHIPHIIGMILAGVLIGEHGFHVLDRDSSFELFGKVGLYYIMFLAGLEMDMEDFKKNRTKSVVFGWLTFLIPMGLGIWSSMSLLGYGFLTAVLLASMYASHTLIAYPIISRYGLSRLRSVNITIGGTAVTVTLALIILAVVGGMFKGTVDGWFWAFLVAKVAFLGFLIVFFFPRIGRWFFRKYDDSVMQFVFVLAMVFLGGGLMEFVGMEGILGAFLAGLVLNRLIPHVSPLMNRLEFVGNALFIPYFLIGVGMIIDVRSLFTGGEALKVAIVMTVVATFSKWLAAWATQKIYRMQPNERSMIFGLSNAQAAATLAAVLIGHEIIMENGERLLNDDVLNGTVVMILFTCVISSLVTERSARRFALDENVQSEKEGVKNNNEQILIPVANPDTIEDLINLALVIKDVKQKNGLIALNVINDNNSSEKKELQGKRNLEKAAMIAAAADVPVTMVSRYDLNIASGIIHTIKEYEATDVVIGLHRKANIVDSFFGHLAESLLKGTHREVMIAKFLMPVNTLRRINIAVPPKAEYETGFAKWVEHFCRMGSILGCRVHFFSNERTLMRLQQLVKKKYVGTPTEFSTLDEWDDLLLLTGQVNYDHLLVVISARRGSISYDPSFDRLPSQLGKYFANNSLIILYPDQFGEPQEIVSFSDPRGHNESQHYEKVGKWFYKWFKKS, encoded by the coding sequence ATGAACCTGTTTGATCTCAATTTAACGTTGCCAATTTCTGATCCGACTTGGGTGTTTTTTTTGGTATTGATTATTATTCTTTTTGCTCCGATGATTCTCGGACGGCTTCATATACCTCATATTATAGGCATGATTCTGGCGGGGGTACTGATTGGAGAGCATGGCTTTCATGTGCTCGACCGTGATAGCAGTTTCGAACTGTTCGGTAAAGTCGGGCTTTATTATATCATGTTTCTCGCCGGTCTTGAGATGGATATGGAGGATTTTAAGAAGAACCGGACGAAAAGCGTTGTATTCGGCTGGCTCACCTTTCTGATTCCTATGGGGTTGGGTATATGGAGCAGTATGAGTCTGTTGGGCTATGGTTTTCTCACTGCCGTACTGTTGGCAAGTATGTACGCTTCCCATACGTTGATCGCTTATCCTATTATCAGTCGTTACGGATTGTCACGTCTGCGCAGTGTCAATATAACTATTGGCGGTACTGCTGTTACCGTTACCCTTGCTTTGATTATTCTAGCCGTTGTAGGCGGAATGTTTAAGGGAACTGTGGATGGTTGGTTTTGGGCGTTCCTGGTTGCTAAAGTCGCTTTTCTCGGATTTTTGATTGTTTTCTTCTTCCCCCGTATCGGCCGCTGGTTCTTCCGGAAGTATGACGATAGCGTGATGCAGTTTGTGTTTGTGTTGGCAATGGTCTTTCTGGGTGGTGGATTAATGGAATTTGTCGGAATGGAGGGTATCTTGGGAGCCTTTCTTGCCGGATTGGTCTTAAATCGGCTGATTCCTCACGTTTCTCCGTTGATGAACCGCTTGGAGTTTGTCGGAAATGCGTTGTTTATACCTTATTTCCTGATTGGTGTCGGAATGATTATTGATGTGAGAAGTCTGTTCACCGGTGGGGAAGCATTGAAGGTGGCAATTGTAATGACAGTGGTAGCTACTTTCAGTAAGTGGCTGGCAGCATGGGCTACGCAGAAGATTTATCGGATGCAGCCGAATGAACGGAGTATGATATTCGGTCTGAGTAATGCACAGGCAGCAGCCACATTGGCGGCGGTATTGATCGGACACGAAATCATTATGGAGAATGGAGAACGTTTGCTGAATGATGATGTGCTGAACGGTACCGTAGTGATGATTCTCTTTACTTGTGTCATCAGTTCTTTGGTGACGGAGCGTTCTGCCCGCCGTTTTGCTTTAGACGAAAATGTGCAGTCGGAAAAAGAAGGGGTGAAAAATAATAATGAACAGATATTGATTCCGGTTGCCAACCCGGATACGATTGAAGACCTCATCAATCTGGCATTGGTCATAAAGGACGTCAAACAGAAAAATGGGTTGATAGCATTGAATGTAATCAATGATAATAATAGCTCGGAAAAGAAAGAATTACAGGGAAAACGTAATCTGGAAAAAGCAGCGATGATTGCTGCGGCTGCCGACGTTCCTGTCACTATGGTCAGTCGTTATGATTTGAATATTGCTTCGGGAATTATCCATACGATAAAAGAGTATGAGGCTACGGATGTGGTGATCGGTTTGCACCGGAAAGCTAATATCGTGGATTCTTTTTTCGGGCATTTGGCGGAAAGCCTGCTGAAAGGTACGCATCGCGAGGTGATGATCGCAAAATTCCTGATGCCGGTGAATACCTTACGCCGGATAAATATTGCCGTTCCTCCAAAGGCGGAATATGAGACCGGCTTTGCAAAGTGGGTGGAGCATTTCTGCCGTATGGGAAGCATTCTAGGATGTCGTGTGCATTTCTTCTCGAATGAACGGACATTGATGAGGCTTCAGCAACTTGTGAAAAAGAAATATGTAGGTACTCCGACCGAGTTTTCTACATTAGATGAATGGGATGATCTTTTGCTATTAACGGGACAGGTTAACTATGACCATCTGTTGGTTGTTATTTCCGCCCGTCGGGGATCTATCTCTTATGATCCTTCTTTTGATCGTTTGCCGTCACAGTTGGGCAAATATTTTGCAAATAATAGTTTGATTATTTTATATCCCGACCAATTCGGTGAACCGCAAGAGATCGTGTCTTTCTCCGATCCTCGCGGGCATAATGAGTCTCAGCATTATGAGAAGGTCGGTAAATGGTTCTATAAATGGTTCAAGAAAAGCTGA
- a CDS encoding aspartate-semialdehyde dehydrogenase — MKVAIVGVSGAVGQEFLRVLDERNFPLDELVLFGSKRSAGTTYTFRGKQIEVKLLQHNDDFKGVDIAFTSAGAGTSKEFEKTITKYGAVMIDNSSAFRMDADVPLVVPEVNAEDALERPRGVIANPNCTTIQMVVALKAIEQLSHIKTVHVSTYQAASGAGAAAMDELYEQYRQVLANEPVTVEKFAYQLAFNLIPQIDVFTENGYTKEEMKMYNETRKIMHSDIKVSATCVRVPALRAHSESIWVETERPISIEEAREAFAKGDGLVLQDNPAEKEYPMPLFLAGKDPVYVGRIRKDLTNENGLTFWIVGDQIKKGAALNAVQIAEYLIKVKNV, encoded by the coding sequence ATGAAAGTAGCTATTGTTGGCGTAAGCGGAGCCGTGGGACAGGAATTCCTGCGCGTGCTCGATGAGAGAAACTTCCCGTTGGACGAGTTAGTTTTGTTCGGTTCTAAACGTAGTGCCGGAACAACTTACACTTTCCGCGGTAAACAGATCGAGGTGAAACTCTTACAACACAACGATGACTTTAAAGGGGTAGACATTGCTTTCACTTCTGCCGGTGCAGGAACATCCAAAGAGTTCGAAAAGACCATCACTAAATACGGTGCTGTGATGATCGACAACTCCAGCGCTTTCCGTATGGATGCGGATGTACCTTTGGTAGTGCCTGAGGTAAATGCCGAAGACGCATTGGAGCGTCCACGCGGTGTCATTGCCAACCCCAACTGTACAACAATCCAAATGGTTGTCGCACTGAAAGCCATCGAACAGCTTTCTCATATAAAAACCGTGCACGTATCTACCTATCAGGCAGCCAGCGGTGCCGGTGCTGCCGCTATGGACGAATTGTACGAGCAATATCGCCAAGTATTGGCAAATGAACCTGTTACAGTAGAAAAGTTTGCATACCAATTGGCTTTCAACCTCATACCTCAGATCGACGTGTTCACAGAAAACGGTTATACGAAAGAAGAGATGAAGATGTATAACGAAACACGTAAAATCATGCATTCAGATATTAAAGTCAGCGCGACTTGCGTACGTGTTCCTGCACTACGTGCTCACTCTGAAAGTATCTGGGTAGAAACCGAACGCCCTATTTCTATCGAAGAAGCCCGCGAAGCATTCGCTAAGGGAGACGGCCTGGTGCTTCAGGATAATCCTGCGGAAAAAGAGTACCCGATGCCGTTATTCCTGGCTGGGAAAGATCCGGTTTATGTGGGACGCATCCGCAAAGACCTGACAAATGAAAACGGATTGACTTTCTGGATTGTAGGTGACCAAATCAAGAAAGGTGCAGCACTGAACGCAGTACAGATCGCAGAATATCTGATTAAAGTAAAGAATGTCTAA